One genomic window of Medicago truncatula cultivar Jemalong A17 chromosome 1, MtrunA17r5.0-ANR, whole genome shotgun sequence includes the following:
- the LOC25482573 gene encoding proline-rich protein HaeIII subfamily 1, whose translation MEISKVYIIVIVSFLLLSFVVADFGFDHNIKTLIPPPPKASHKNLNFGLPKYVRVPSYGLNTRRSNSPPPPKTSNKNLNFDLLPKYVPIPSSGPNNRRSDSPPPPKASHKNLNFGLLPKYVSIPPSGPNNRRSDSPPPPKASPKNLNFGLLPKYVPIPPSGPSNRRCDSPPPPKYPYNN comes from the coding sequence ATGGAAATTTCAAAGGtttatataattgttattgTATCTTTCTTgttgttgtcttttgttgtGGCTGATTTTGGATTTGATCATAACATCAAAACTTTGATTCCTCCTCCACCAAAAGCTTCTcacaaaaacttaaattttggtttaccaAAATATGTTCGCGTTCCATCATATGGACTAAATACCAGACGATCTAATTCTCCACCTCCACCAAAAActtctaacaaaaatttaaattttgatttgttgCCAAAATATGTGCCAATTCCATCCTCTGGACCTAATAACAGACGATCTGATTCTCCACCTCCACCAAAAGCTTctcacaaaaatttaaattttggtttGTTGCCAAAATATGTGTCAATTCCACCCTCTGGACCGAATAACAGACGATCTGATTCTCCACCCCCACCAAAAGCTTCtcccaaaaatttaaattttggtttGTTGCCAAAATATGTGCCAATTCCACCCTCTGGACCAAGTAACAGACGATGTGATTCTCCACCTCCACCAAAATATCCTTACAATAACTAA